One Sediminibacillus dalangtanensis genomic region harbors:
- a CDS encoding helix-turn-helix domain-containing protein — MEKIVLVHQLKREGFKISAIARKCNISRNTVYSYLEQDFEEALEWVEKLKTRKKKLDPYQLNILD, encoded by the coding sequence TTGGAGAAAATTGTGTTGGTTCATCAATTAAAAAGAGAAGGATTTAAGATTTCTGCAATAGCCAGAAAATGCAATATATCAAGAAATACAGTTTATAGCTACTTAGAACAAGACTTTGAGGAAGCATTGGAGTGGGTGGAGAAATTAAAAACACGAAAGAAGAAGCTTGATCCCTATCAGTTAAATATATTGGATTAG